Proteins found in one Oncorhynchus mykiss isolate Arlee chromosome 17, USDA_OmykA_1.1, whole genome shotgun sequence genomic segment:
- the LOC110494294 gene encoding histone H1.10 has protein sequence MVKSEVNVTINAEEAPVASGPKPAKKKKNKKKKNKPGKYSVLVLDAVKKLNERSGSSLVKIYNEAKKASWFDEQNGRTYLRYSIRALVLNNTLIQVKGMGANGSFRLNEDKFAKEVPKKTQSKPAKTTTKTAKASTTKKATVKPKAKSSPKKAPDAKKPAAKMKKLGVKKVIAAQKNKKPKKASKPPAKSPRKK, from the coding sequence ATGGTGAAAAGCGAGGTGAATGTGACTATAAACGCGGAGGAGGCTCCAGTGGCAAGTGGGCCTAAACCAGCCAAGaaaaagaaaaataagaaaaaaaagaatAAGCCTGGCAAATACAGTGTTCTTGTGCTAGACGCTGTCAAAAAGTTGAATGAGCGAAGCGGTTCCTCTTTGGTAAAAATTTATAATGAAGCCAAGAAGGCAAGCTGGTTTGATGAGCAGAATGGGCGAACCTACCTGCGGTATTCTATCCGAGCGCTGGTACTCAACAACACGCTGATCCAAGTAAAGGGCATGGGGGCGAACGGTTCCTTCAGGCTCAATGAAGATAAGTTCGCGAAAGAGGTACCGAAAAAGACTCAGTCCAAGCCAGCCAAGACCACCACGAAAACTGCCAAAGCATCGACTACCAAGAAGGCAACCGTCAAGCCAAAGGCGAAGAGCAGCCCGAAGAAGGCACCAGATGCAAAGAAGCCCGCGGCTAAAATGAAGAAGCTGGGTGTCAAAAAGGTGATCGCTGCACAGAAGAACAAGAAGCCGAAGAAGGCCAGCAAGCCACCAGCCAAGTCACCGAGGAAGAAGTAG